A region of Liolophura sinensis isolate JHLJ2023 chromosome 8, CUHK_Ljap_v2, whole genome shotgun sequence DNA encodes the following proteins:
- the LOC135473003 gene encoding small integral membrane protein 20-like: MSNSCCKFDLIDPIFPRLSFSAHSVGYIRPMCMVPGLWTVEMVLMKGWRYGLFITGVVGTIGVALYPIIIDPYLNPKKWQDIQKTAREGIDREKIQPGGMKVWSDPFDRKK, encoded by the exons ATGAGCAACAGTTGCTGCAAGTTTGACCTGATTGACCCCATCTTCCCTCGACTGAGTTTTTCTGCACATTCTGTTGGGTACATCCGGCCTATGTGCATGGTGCCTGGACTGTGGACAGTCGAGATGGTGCTGATGAAAGGATGGCGATATGGACTGTTTATAACGGGGGTTGTGGGCACCATCGGGGTAGCCTTATATCCAATTATAATAGACCCTTATTTAAATCCAAAAAAGTGGC AGGACATTCAGAAAACAGCCAGGGAAGGAATTGACAGAGAAAAGATACAGCCAGGAG gcATGAAGGTTTGGTCAGATCCTTTTGATCGCAAAAAGTAG
- the LOC135472219 gene encoding probable protein phosphatase 2C T23F11.1: MGQTLSEPVTAKESSSCENSYVKVGSSCMQGWRINMEDAHTHLLSLTGDKDACFFGVFDGHGGSKVAQYAGSNLHKKIVSQPSYASGNVGEAIREGFLAMDEDMMKDDTMKDELAGTTAVVAILRNSKIYCGNVGDSRAIASVKGRVQELSFDHKPSNEPETRRIIAAGGWVEFNRVNGNLALSRALGDFVFKKNDKKKPEEQIVTANPDIVEKPITPDHEFMILACDGIWDVLSNQEVVDFVRARIAQRMEPECICEELMTRCLAPDCQMGGLGCDNMTVVLVCFLNGKPYEQLASRCAEPSPAGPGSHYTNTEHFDLK, translated from the exons ATGGGTCAGACGTTATCAGAGCCGGTAACAGCTAAGGAGTCATCGAGTTGTGAAAACAGTTACGTTAAAGTCGGGTCATCATGCATGCAGGGATGGAGAATAA ATATGGAAGATGCGCATACTCACCTCTTATCACTGACAGGTGATAAAGATGCTTGCTTCTTCGGGGTCTTTGATGGTCATGGAG GGTCCAAAGTTGCACAATACGCTGGCTCGAATTTACATAAGAAGATTGTGTCACAGCCGTCTTATG CATCAGGTAATGTTGGGGAGGCCATCAGGGAGGGCTTTTTGGCAATGGATGAAGATATGATGAAAG ATGACACGATGAAAGATGAACTTGCAGGAACAACGGCTGTTGTAGCCATTTTACGAAACAGTAAAATATACTGT GGTAATGTTGGAGACTCTAGAGCTATTGCGAGTGTAAAGGGACGGGTACAGGAACTGTCATTTGACCATAAGCCTAGTAATGAACCAGAAACAAGGCGTATCATAGCGGCCGGCGGATGGGTCGAGTTTAACCGGGTAAATG GGAACCTTGCCTTGTCTCGTGCTCTTGGTGATTTTGTCTttaagaaaaatgacaaaaagaaacCAGAGGAACAGATCGTTACAG CAAACCCTGATATTGTTGAAAAACCAATCACCCCTGACCACGAGTTCATGATCCTAGCCTGTGATGGGATCTGGGATGTCCTCAGCAATCAGGAAGTTGTTGACTTTGTGCGGGCAAGAATAGCACAAAGGATGGAACCTGAATGT ATCTGTGAGGAGTTGATGACTCGCTGCCTGGCTCCTGACTGTCAGATGGGGGGCTTGGGCTGTGACAATATGACTGTAGTGCTGGTCTGTTTCCTGAACGGAAAGCCATACGAGCAACTGGCCAGCCGCTGTGCCGAGCCCAGCCCAGCAGGACCAGGCTCACATTATACCAACACAGAGCACTTTGACTTGAAATGA
- the LOC135473586 gene encoding protamine-like, with protein sequence MALRRNRKRSAKQAKRRSSSSAATPKYYRVVRAIAALKNTNGSSLKSIQRYMRTSRKVTVGMMKRAIRARLVIRSQGRFKVSRLAKRPRRGKARRARRRRGRKAAKRRRRSRRSRRSTRRRRSRKPKSRRRRRRRGAKRAARKTRRRRRVSRRRGRKSRRRVARRRTRRAPPKESPVVKTA encoded by the coding sequence ATGGCCTTGCGAAGGAATAGAAAACGGTCTGCCAAGCAGGCAAAGCGCAGGAGTAGCAGCAGTGCTGCTACTCCTAAATACTACCGTGTGGTTAGAGCCATTGCTGCTCTTAAAAACACCAATGGCTCTAGCTTGAAATCTATCCAGCGGTACATGAGGACCAGCAGGAAGGTCACTGTAGGAATGATGAAGAGAGCAATCCGTGCCCGCCTTGTCATTCGTTCTCAGGGCCGCTTCAAGGTTTCTCGTTTAGCTAAGCGTCCACGCCGCGGAAAGGCCCGACGTGCCCGCAGGCGAAGGGGACGCAAGGCAGCCAAACGCCGAAGGCGAAGCCGTCGTTCACGACGTAGCACTCGCCGTCGCCGATCCCGCAAACCCAAGAGCAGGAGGAGGAGGCGAAGGCGAGGAGCCAAGCGCGCTGCGAGGAAAACTAGACGCCGCCGACGAGTTTCCCGCCGTCGGGGACGCAAATCTCGACGTAGGGTTGCCCGCAGGCGTACCCGTCGGGCACCTCCCAAGGAAAGCCCAGTTGTCAAGACTGCATAA